The proteins below come from a single Salvelinus alpinus chromosome 18, SLU_Salpinus.1, whole genome shotgun sequence genomic window:
- the LOC139543634 gene encoding keratin, type I cytoskeletal 18: MSSSFSLRSFSVGRQPSFSSLSLRDSGRAHSRAAVSFASASPLTRSASVSHDMNGQPVTLNLNGQLGNHTNEKEAMQGLNNRLATYLDKVRSLEKSNSDLELRIKQKMIERIPKGHDFETVMAQAHQVEQEVRWKTLENARLMLEIDNAKLAADDFRIKWETEMCMSQSVERDCLALKKAKVDHEQIIMSQRGDLDSLKEELYFLKKNHEEDVESMKGHVADQTVNVEVDSGRGGPELGTVMSELRTQYEGIVKKNKDQAEEWYLKKLDTVQNEVKESNEALRGAQSELVERRRFLQTLEVELESLYKQVAALEGNLSETGQKYSLEMVRLQTMLSQLEEDLSQLRLDMQRNKNDYEQLLRIKQNLELEIATYRRLLEGEETIKEVPPPKKEPEVWTRKIVKVVTQTMINGKVVDESSEVEQIEEEVKKK, translated from the exons ATGTCTTCCAGTTTCTCTTTGCGGAGCTTCTCTGTGGGCCGCCAACCCTCCTTCTCTAGTCTATCTCTGAGAGACAGTGGCCGTGCCCACTCCAGAGCCGCTGTGTCCTTTGCCTCCGCCAGCCCCCTGACCCGCTCTGCATCCGTCAGCCACGACATGAACGGCCAGCCCGTCACCTTGAACCTCAATGGGCAGCTGGGTAACCATACCAACGAGAAGGAGGCCATGCAAGGCCTCAACAACCGCTTGGCCACTTACCTGGACAAG GTGCGCTCACTGGAGAAGTCCAATTCAGATCTGGAGCTGAGGATCAAGCAGAAAATGATTGAGCGCATCCCTAAAGGCCACGACTTCGAAACCGTGATGGCCCAGGCCCACCAGGTGGAACAGGAG GTGAGGTGGAAGACACTGGAGAACGCTCGCCTCATGCTGGAGATTGACAACGCTAAACTTGCAGCTGACGACTTCAGGATTAA gtgGGAGACAGAGATGTGCATGTCCCAGTCTGTGGAGAGGGACTGCTTGGCCCTGAAGAAGGCCAAGGTGGACCATGAGCAGATCATCATGTCCCAGAGAGGAGACCTGGACAGCCTGAAGGAAGAGCTCTACTTTCTGAAGAAGAACCatgaggag GACGTGGAGTCTATGAAGGGCCACGTTGCTGATCAGACTGTGAACGTGGAGGTGGACTCAGGCCGTGGTGGACCTGAACTGGGCACAGTTATGTCAGAGCTCAGGACTCAGTACGAGGGCATCGTCAAGAAGAACAAGGACCAGGCTGAGGAGTGGTACCTCAAGAAG CTGGACACGGTGCAGAACGAGGTGAAGGAGTCTAACGAGGCTCTGAGGGGAGCTCAGAGTGAGCTGGTAGAGAGACGACGCTTCCTACAGACCCTGGAGGTAGAGCTGGAGAGTCTGTACAAACAG GTGGCAGCTCTGGAGGGTAACCTCAGTGAGACAGGTCAGAAGTACAGCCTGGAGATGGTGCGTCTGCAGACCATGCTTTCCCAGCTGGAGGAGGACCTGTCTCAGCTGCGTCTGGACATGCAG CGCAACAAGAATGACTACGAACAGCTGCTCCGCATCAAGCAGAACCTGGAGTTGGAGATCGCAACCTACAGAAgactactggagggagaggagac GATTAAAGAAGTTCCCCCACCAAAAA